A window of Erpetoichthys calabaricus chromosome 12, fErpCal1.3, whole genome shotgun sequence contains these coding sequences:
- the LOC114662718 gene encoding granzyme-like protein 1 isoform X1, producing MLGVYWSPVIIVCFSLAGTSGIKIIHGDEAKPHSRPYMAALYVGEEKRFICGGFLVKPRYILTAAHCNLGRITAHLGVHNRTKKERTLQVIPVKEIIPHEQFNTRINANDIMLLKLQRKARVTRAVNTISILKSGASIRKDAPCFVAGWGHIGSRGPSSDVLREVEVKISQTCKTRTQICAKGTGLKGACHGDSGGPLVCLDRRHIPRAVGILSYGADNCEDPRFSNIYTNVSAYWDWIQKKIKS from the exons ATGCTAGGAGTGTACTGGAGCCCCGTCATCATCGTCTGCTTCAGCCTGGCAG GTACCTCCGGGATCAAGATCATCCACGGGGACGAAGCCAAACCCCACAGTCGACCCTACATGGCCGCCCTTTATGTTGGAGAGGAAAAGCGGTTCATATGCGGAGGGTTCTTAGTCAAACCCAGGTACATCCTGACAGCGGCTCACTGTAATCTGGG GAGGATCACGGCACACCTGGGAGTTCACAATCGCACAAAGAAGGAGAGGACCCTGCAGGTGATACCCGTGAAGGAGATCATCCCCCATGAACAATTTAATACGAGGATCAACGCAAACGACATCATGCTGCTGAAG CTGCAGCGCAAAGCCAGAGTGACACGTGCTGTGAACACCATCAGCATTCTAAAGAGTGGCGCCTCAATCCGTAAAGATGCCCCCTGTTTTGTAGCCGGTTGGGGGCACATTGGCAGTCGTGGACCAAGCAGCGATGTGCTGAGAGAGGTGGAGGTGAAGATCAGCCAGACCTGTAAGACTCGAACACAAATCTGTGCAAAAGGCACGGGTCTCAAAGGGGCCTGTCAT GGAGACTCAGGAGGCCCGCTGGTTTGTTTGGACCGCAGGCACATTCCAAGAGCTGTGGGGATTTTGTCTTATGGTGCCGATAACTGTGAAGATCCTCGATTTTCAAACATCTACACAAATGTGTCCGCATACTGGGACTGGAtccaaaagaaaatcaaaagttaa
- the LOC114662718 gene encoding granzyme-like protein 1 isoform X2, which translates to MAALYVGEEKRFICGGFLVKPRYILTAAHCNLGRITAHLGVHNRTKKERTLQVIPVKEIIPHEQFNTRINANDIMLLKLQRKARVTRAVNTISILKSGASIRKDAPCFVAGWGHIGSRGPSSDVLREVEVKISQTCKTRTQICAKGTGLKGACHGDSGGPLVCLDRRHIPRAVGILSYGADNCEDPRFSNIYTNVSAYWDWIQKKIKS; encoded by the exons ATGGCCGCCCTTTATGTTGGAGAGGAAAAGCGGTTCATATGCGGAGGGTTCTTAGTCAAACCCAGGTACATCCTGACAGCGGCTCACTGTAATCTGGG GAGGATCACGGCACACCTGGGAGTTCACAATCGCACAAAGAAGGAGAGGACCCTGCAGGTGATACCCGTGAAGGAGATCATCCCCCATGAACAATTTAATACGAGGATCAACGCAAACGACATCATGCTGCTGAAG CTGCAGCGCAAAGCCAGAGTGACACGTGCTGTGAACACCATCAGCATTCTAAAGAGTGGCGCCTCAATCCGTAAAGATGCCCCCTGTTTTGTAGCCGGTTGGGGGCACATTGGCAGTCGTGGACCAAGCAGCGATGTGCTGAGAGAGGTGGAGGTGAAGATCAGCCAGACCTGTAAGACTCGAACACAAATCTGTGCAAAAGGCACGGGTCTCAAAGGGGCCTGTCAT GGAGACTCAGGAGGCCCGCTGGTTTGTTTGGACCGCAGGCACATTCCAAGAGCTGTGGGGATTTTGTCTTATGGTGCCGATAACTGTGAAGATCCTCGATTTTCAAACATCTACACAAATGTGTCCGCATACTGGGACTGGAtccaaaagaaaatcaaaagttaa